In one window of Candidatus Hinthialibacter antarcticus DNA:
- a CDS encoding O-antigen ligase family protein has translation MALQSTAPYDMNTPLRGWTTIAGAVILLLAVLSVTYPPYSAIAIIAGSVGVVLLLARPDIAFALFFAAETLISEDVLLITERLKPTLYYYTVPGLGLNPFEIALLALVAATLLHRKGRLYGTRLDGVMIGFGLACLLGYITCIRLYGDPGRLFEPRRLLHFYLAYFLTVNLIRSKQALKMFLMVFFAAVALKGLQGVFLYTLGEGLQIKWKIRAIFTGWGDSLNFVTMLLILAAFVLDRAPLPAKRLWLVATPIVLFSFLFSYKRAYYVALVVGLLVLFLMQKGRARVRFMTSAFVGFLLLLILITAAGQWRPIGMRFESILNPTKESSANYRLVEWQNALISIRKNPTSGIGLGGVMPMEIYLSRTNLLGVHNTYLWVAVKMGAVGLFAYLLLQLAFVKRLLRQNQALHDPFLRTLSRGLTCVFAAFCAAQMFAPMFIQMRTSTWFGVILGIGMLLSTLDQRHAPEQPETLSQP, from the coding sequence GCGGGAGCGGTGATTTTGCTGCTCGCGGTTTTGAGCGTCACGTATCCGCCTTATTCTGCGATTGCAATCATCGCCGGGTCGGTGGGCGTGGTTTTGTTGCTCGCTCGGCCTGATATCGCGTTCGCGCTGTTTTTCGCCGCCGAGACGCTGATCTCCGAAGATGTGTTGCTCATCACCGAGCGTCTCAAGCCCACGCTCTATTACTACACGGTTCCCGGTCTTGGGCTGAACCCGTTTGAAATCGCATTGCTCGCGCTGGTGGCTGCGACGCTGTTACACCGCAAAGGGCGTTTGTATGGCACTCGCCTGGACGGCGTGATGATAGGGTTCGGCTTGGCGTGTTTACTCGGCTATATCACTTGTATCCGGCTCTATGGCGATCCGGGCCGATTATTTGAGCCTCGGCGCTTGTTGCATTTTTATCTGGCGTATTTTCTGACGGTGAACCTCATTCGCAGCAAGCAAGCCCTGAAAATGTTTCTGATGGTCTTTTTTGCGGCGGTCGCCCTGAAGGGGCTGCAGGGCGTATTTCTGTATACCTTGGGTGAAGGCTTGCAGATTAAATGGAAGATTCGCGCCATTTTTACCGGATGGGGCGACTCGCTCAATTTTGTGACCATGTTACTGATTTTGGCGGCGTTCGTTCTCGACCGGGCGCCGCTGCCCGCCAAGCGCTTGTGGTTAGTCGCGACGCCGATTGTGCTATTCAGTTTTTTATTTTCTTATAAGCGGGCGTATTATGTTGCGCTGGTGGTCGGCTTGTTGGTTCTATTTTTAATGCAGAAGGGCAGGGCGCGGGTTCGATTTATGACTTCAGCGTTTGTTGGCTTCCTGCTGTTGCTGATACTCATCACCGCCGCTGGACAATGGCGCCCGATTGGAATGCGTTTTGAGTCGATTTTAAACCCCACTAAAGAGAGCAGCGCCAATTATCGCTTGGTCGAGTGGCAAAACGCGCTCATCAGCATTCGTAAAAACCCCACAAGCGGCATCGGCTTGGGTGGAGTCATGCCGATGGAGATTTATCTCTCCCGCACCAATTTATTGGGCGTACATAATACCTATTTATGGGTAGCGGTTAAAATGGGCGCGGTGGGTTTGTTTGCTTACTTGTTATTACAACTAGCGTTTGTGAAGCGCCTGTTGCGTCAAAACCAGGCGCTGCATGACCCTTTCTTACGGACTCTATCGCGAGGGCTGACTTGCGTATTCGCTGCGTTTTGCGCGGCGCAGATGTTTGCGCCCATGTTTATTCAAATGAGAACCTCAACCTGGTTCGGCGTGATTTTGGGCATTGGTATGTTGCTTTCCACGCTTGACCAGCGCCATGCGCCAGAGCAGCCTGAAACCCTCAGCCAACCTTAG
- a CDS encoding bifunctional nuclease family protein translates to MIEMDFYELRLDESGADQIIILKEKNGARMMPILIGYYEAQSIHLALNDIHIQRPLTHDLAVNLISTLGGTMIRVNITDLRDSTFYARIYFETSNGEVDVDSRPSDAIALAIRTQAPIFVSKDVLEQVARE, encoded by the coding sequence ATGATTGAAATGGATTTCTACGAACTGCGGTTGGATGAAAGCGGCGCTGACCAAATCATCATTTTAAAAGAGAAAAACGGCGCTCGGATGATGCCGATTCTCATCGGATACTACGAAGCCCAATCCATTCATTTGGCCTTAAATGACATACACATTCAGCGCCCGCTGACCCACGATTTGGCAGTCAATCTGATTTCTACCCTGGGCGGAACCATGATTCGGGTCAATATTACAGACCTACGCGACTCCACCTTTTACGCCCGTATTTATTTCGAGACTTCTAACGGCGAAGTTGATGTTGATTCAAGACCCAGCGACGCCATTGCCCTTGCCATACGCACCCAAGCGCCCATTTTCGTCTCAAAAGACGTCCTTGAACAAGTCGCTCGCGAATAG
- a CDS encoding Maf family protein has translation MFAGIILASESPRRRTLLSQMGVNFTVLPSGIIEEEPMDELPGPYCARLAVQKAAAVGQQNPEHLVLGADTVVALGDRIMGKPKDKNESAEMLGALSGQWHEVWTGVCLFQRMQEIQMVKAIRSNVRFKDLSQDEIDNYIKTGEPMDKAGSYAIQGIGANLVCEVNGSYHNVIGLPTTDLGSMFDKLGVQFDLKIDENIV, from the coding sequence GTGTTTGCAGGCATCATACTCGCCAGTGAATCGCCCCGGCGCCGAACATTACTCAGTCAGATGGGCGTCAATTTTACCGTCCTCCCAAGCGGAATCATCGAAGAGGAACCAATGGACGAATTGCCCGGGCCGTATTGCGCTCGCTTAGCTGTCCAAAAAGCAGCGGCGGTTGGACAGCAAAACCCTGAACATCTGGTTCTTGGCGCTGACACGGTGGTTGCCTTAGGCGACCGCATTATGGGAAAACCCAAAGACAAAAATGAATCGGCTGAAATGCTGGGAGCGCTATCAGGCCAATGGCATGAAGTGTGGACGGGCGTCTGCCTCTTTCAACGGATGCAAGAAATCCAGATGGTGAAAGCCATTCGATCCAATGTTAGGTTCAAAGACTTAAGCCAAGATGAAATAGATAATTACATAAAAACTGGCGAGCCAATGGATAAAGCAGGCTCCTATGCAATCCAAGGGATTGGAGCCAATCTAGTTTGTGAAGTAAACGGCTCCTATCACAATGTAATCGGCTTACCGACCACCGACCTTGGAAGCATGTTTGACAAACTCGGCGTTCAATTTGATTTGAAAATTGATGAAAATATCGTCTAG
- a CDS encoding prepilin-type N-terminal cleavage/methylation domain-containing protein has translation MKRINQNGFTLIELLIVVAIIGILAAIAVPNFLQAQVRANVARVQADHKSLSTSIEMYRLDCNTAPPSHIQAGEQIYNFEALFKSLTTPLAYLTNIPRDPFPHHSARELDQSIDFKDVVNGAYAYGYFRADRSGPGGQYDYGFHKWMASSSGPDGLLQYFAYFPQDETEGTELCAVCNIKTPAVLLVAEVYDPSNGLRSSGEIIRWSGQN, from the coding sequence ATGAAACGAATAAATCAAAACGGCTTTACACTGATTGAATTGCTGATCGTTGTCGCCATCATTGGCATTCTCGCGGCAATCGCTGTCCCCAATTTCCTGCAAGCGCAAGTGCGCGCTAACGTCGCCCGCGTCCAGGCTGACCACAAATCGCTCTCAACTTCTATTGAAATGTATCGCTTGGATTGCAACACCGCGCCTCCGTCGCACATTCAAGCCGGAGAGCAAATTTATAACTTTGAAGCCCTGTTCAAATCCCTGACCACGCCATTAGCCTACTTAACTAACATCCCTCGCGACCCGTTCCCACACCACAGCGCCCGCGAACTCGACCAGTCGATTGATTTCAAAGACGTGGTCAACGGCGCGTATGCGTATGGGTATTTTCGCGCTGACCGCTCTGGCCCGGGCGGGCAGTATGACTATGGCTTTCATAAATGGATGGCGTCATCCAGCGGCCCTGACGGCTTGTTGCAATACTTCGCCTACTTCCCCCAAGATGAAACCGAGGGTACGGAACTATGCGCTGTTTGCAATATCAAGACTCCAGCCGTGCTGCTGGTAGCGGAGGTTTATGACCCCAGCAATGGACTGCGTAGTTCCGGCGAGATTATCCGATGGAGCGGACAAAATTGA